From the Tenacibaculum dicentrarchi genome, the window TAGGTGCTAAAATTAGCTGCTTTTCCTTCTGCAGCTATTGTCATAAAAGGAGAAGTTCTATAATTTAATTCCATATAAGGAATCAGTTCTTTTTTGATAAACTTCTGAAATTTTTTAGCACTACTTGTTAGGGCATTATTAGATGGAATAATAGAAATATCTTTTTTATAGGTGGTTTCCATATCAATTCCAACAACAATTTGTCGGGGAGCTTTGTCGGTATTTGCATATAGTTTTGCATTACCTACATACATATCAAAAAGATATTGACTGCCTAAAACAATAGCTAAAGGGTATTTGGTGGTTTCATCTTTTTCGTAATTTTTGGGGATGTAAATTTTTACAGATCGACCCTTCTTAAAAAAGGAAGAATTAATATTGTGAGTAATCACTTTTTGTGAAAAAATGCTAGTACTTATTGCTAAAGCGACTAAAAAAAAGAGTTGTTTCATAGAGGTTTGTATTATATCGTTCAAATATAAAAAAGAAAAACAAAGTTATTATGTTATTTTTGCTGTACTTATTAACGATACTATAATAAAATTATGATACAACCTCAATGGAAAGTCGCCAAAGAGTATGAAGATATTACTTATAAAAAGTCGCATAACGTAGCAAGAATAGCGTTTAACCGTCCTGATATACGAAATGCTTTCAGACCAAATACAACTTCTGAATTGTTAGATGCTTTTCAGGATGCACATGAAGATACTAATATAGGAGTAGTTTTATTATCGGCAGAAGGTCCTTCGTCAAAAGATGGTGTTTGGAGTTTTTGTTCGGGTGGCGATCAAAATGCCCGTGGCGATAAAGGCTATGTTGGTAAAGATGGTTACCACCGTTTAAATATTCTAGAAGTACAACGATTAATTCGTTTTATGCCAAAAGCAGTAATTTGCGTGGTTCCAGGTTGGGCAGTTGGTGGCGGACATAGTTTACATGTTGTTTGCGATTTAACTTTGGCAAGTAAAGAACACGCTATTTTTAAACAAACCGATGCCGATGTAACGTCGTTTGATGCAGGATATGGGTCAGCATATTTAGCAAAAATGGTTGGGCAGAAAAAAGCTCGTGAAATTTTCTTTTTAGGAAGAAATTATTCTGCGCAAGAAGCGTACGATATGGGAATGGTTAATGCGGTAATTCCTCATGATGAATTAGAGCA encodes:
- a CDS encoding 1,4-dihydroxy-2-naphthoyl-CoA synthase, which translates into the protein MIQPQWKVAKEYEDITYKKSHNVARIAFNRPDIRNAFRPNTTSELLDAFQDAHEDTNIGVVLLSAEGPSSKDGVWSFCSGGDQNARGDKGYVGKDGYHRLNILEVQRLIRFMPKAVICVVPGWAVGGGHSLHVVCDLTLASKEHAIFKQTDADVTSFDAGYGSAYLAKMVGQKKAREIFFLGRNYSAQEAYDMGMVNAVIPHDELEQTAFDWAQEILEKSPTSIKMLKFAMNLTDDGMVGQQVFAGEVTRLAYMTDEAKEGRDAFLEKRKPNFPKTWIP